A window from Aquabacterium sp. NJ1 encodes these proteins:
- a CDS encoding ABC transporter ATP-binding protein codes for MSQTLLSVAGVSKRFGGVQALSEVGLSITAGHVHGLIGPNGAGKTTFFNVITGLVPSDQGRFELAGQAYKPTAVHKVAQAGIARTFQNIRLFADMTALDNVRVGRHVRTKVGWWQALLRTKAFTHEEAMITRDASALLEFVGLAGKAQQTARTLSYGDQRRLEIARALATEPKLLALDEPAAGMNATEKVQLRELIERIRQQGRSVLLIEHDVKLVMGLCDHVTVLDQGKLIASGSPAQVQRDPAVIAAYLGGAHQPSH; via the coding sequence ATGAGCCAGACCTTGTTGAGTGTGGCGGGCGTGTCCAAGCGCTTTGGCGGTGTGCAGGCCCTGAGCGAGGTGGGCTTGAGCATCACCGCTGGCCATGTGCATGGCCTGATCGGCCCCAATGGCGCGGGCAAGACCACCTTCTTCAATGTGATCACGGGCCTGGTGCCATCTGATCAAGGCCGCTTCGAGCTGGCGGGCCAGGCCTACAAGCCTACGGCCGTGCACAAGGTGGCACAAGCCGGCATCGCGCGTACCTTCCAGAACATCCGGCTGTTTGCCGACATGACGGCGCTGGACAACGTGCGCGTGGGGCGCCATGTGCGCACGAAGGTGGGCTGGTGGCAGGCCCTGCTGCGCACCAAGGCCTTCACGCATGAAGAGGCCATGATCACGCGCGATGCGTCGGCCCTGCTGGAGTTTGTCGGCCTCGCAGGCAAGGCGCAGCAGACGGCACGCACCCTGAGTTACGGCGACCAGCGCCGCCTGGAGATCGCCCGTGCCCTGGCCACCGAGCCCAAGCTGCTGGCGCTCGACGAGCCCGCCGCCGGCATGAACGCGACCGAGAAGGTGCAGTTGCGCGAGCTGATCGAGCGCATTCGCCAGCAAGGCCGCTCGGTGCTGCTGATCGAGCACGATGTGAAGCTGGTCATGGGCCTGTGCGACCACGTGACCGTGCTGGATCAGGGCAAGCTGATTGCGTCGGGTTCGCCCGCGCAGGTTCAGCGTGACCCCGCGGTGATCGCTGCCTACCTGGGCGGCGCACACCAGCCCAGCCATTGA
- a CDS encoding branched-chain amino acid ABC transporter permease has product MQKRLQTFLISAVALMVLPLLLQGFGEAWVRIVDTALLYILLALGLNIVVGFAGLLDLGYIAFYAVGAYMFALLASPHLSENIPAIAAMFPHGLHTPIWLAIPVAAGVSALAGVLLGAPTLKLRGDYLAIVTLGFGEIIRVFLNNLDAPINLTNGPKGINSIDAISVGGVSLGEPWHVAGVTLPSVTLYYYLFLAIVVVAVVVCLRLHDSRLGRAWLAIREDEIAAKAMGLNTRNLKLLAFGLGATFGGVSGVLFASFQGFVSPESFSLQESVMVVAMVVLGGLGHIPGVILGAFLLAALPEVLRYVAGPLQAMTDGRLDAAILRQLLVALAMIGIMLMRPRGLWPSPRHEDRLIPDEDAQGGRA; this is encoded by the coding sequence GTGCGCATCGTCGACACGGCCTTGCTCTACATCCTGCTGGCCCTGGGCCTGAACATCGTGGTCGGCTTTGCCGGCCTGCTGGATCTGGGCTACATCGCCTTCTACGCGGTGGGGGCCTATATGTTCGCCTTGCTGGCTTCGCCGCACCTGAGCGAGAACATCCCGGCCATTGCCGCCATGTTTCCCCATGGCCTGCACACGCCCATCTGGCTGGCGATTCCCGTTGCGGCGGGCGTGTCCGCGCTGGCGGGTGTGCTGCTGGGTGCGCCCACGCTCAAGCTGCGTGGCGACTACCTGGCCATCGTCACCCTGGGCTTCGGTGAAATCATCCGCGTGTTCCTGAACAACCTGGATGCGCCCATCAACCTCACCAACGGGCCAAAAGGCATCAATAGCATCGACGCGATCAGCGTGGGCGGGGTGAGCCTGGGCGAGCCCTGGCATGTGGCGGGGGTCACGCTGCCCTCGGTCACCCTGTACTACTACTTGTTCCTGGCCATCGTGGTGGTGGCCGTGGTCGTGTGCCTGCGCCTGCATGACTCGCGCCTGGGCCGGGCCTGGCTGGCCATTCGCGAAGACGAGATCGCAGCCAAGGCCATGGGCCTGAACACCCGCAACCTCAAGCTGCTGGCCTTCGGCCTGGGGGCCACGTTTGGTGGGGTCTCGGGCGTGCTGTTCGCCAGCTTCCAGGGCTTTGTATCACCCGAGTCGTTCAGCCTGCAGGAGTCCGTGATGGTGGTAGCCATGGTGGTGCTCGGTGGTCTAGGGCACATCCCTGGCGTGATCCTGGGTGCCTTCCTGCTGGCCGCTTTGCCCGAGGTGCTGCGCTACGTGGCGGGGCCCTTGCAGGCCATGACCGATGGGCGCCTGGATGCGGCCATCCTGCGGCAGTTGCTGGTGGCGCTGGCCATGATCGGCATCATGCTGATGCGCCCGCGCGGGCTGTGGCCTTCGCCGCGGCATGAGGATCGCCTGATCCCGGATGAAGACGCACAAGGGGGGCGCGCATGA
- a CDS encoding ABC transporter ATP-binding protein → MSPSNMSPVNTSSTPLLAVRDLSVSYGGIKAVKHLNLELHQGELVSLIGANGAGKTTTLKAICGLLAPQSGEVLFDGRSIKGQGAWTLVSQGLVMVPEGRGIFTRMSIDENLRMGAYLRQDKAQIEADIESVYQRFPRLKERHKQLAGTLSGGEQQMLAMGRALLAKPRLLLLDEPSMGLAPIMVDKIFEVVRDVAQQGVTVLLVEQNAHRALEMADRAYVLDSGEVALSGPARELLGNPQVQAAYLGA, encoded by the coding sequence ATGAGTCCTTCCAACATGTCACCCGTGAATACCTCATCGACCCCGTTGCTGGCCGTGCGTGATCTCAGCGTGTCCTATGGTGGCATCAAGGCGGTCAAGCACTTGAACCTCGAGCTGCATCAAGGTGAACTGGTCAGCCTCATTGGCGCCAATGGCGCAGGCAAGACCACCACGCTCAAGGCCATTTGCGGCCTGCTGGCACCCCAGTCTGGCGAGGTGCTGTTTGATGGCCGCAGCATCAAAGGGCAGGGCGCGTGGACGCTGGTGTCGCAAGGCCTGGTCATGGTGCCGGAAGGGCGCGGCATCTTCACGCGCATGAGCATCGACGAGAACCTGCGCATGGGCGCCTACCTGCGCCAGGACAAGGCGCAGATCGAGGCCGATATCGAGTCCGTCTACCAGCGCTTCCCGCGCCTGAAGGAGCGCCACAAGCAACTGGCCGGCACCTTGTCGGGTGGCGAGCAGCAGATGCTGGCGATGGGTCGGGCCTTGCTGGCCAAGCCCAGGTTGCTTTTGCTGGACGAGCCCTCGATGGGCCTGGCTCCCATCATGGTCGACAAGATATTCGAGGTGGTGCGCGACGTGGCGCAGCAGGGCGTGACCGTGCTGCTGGTCGAGCAGAACGCCCACCGCGCCCTGGAGATGGCCGACCGCGCCTATGTGCTGGACTCGGGCGAGGTGGCCTTGTCAGGGCCTGCACGCGAGCTGCTGGGCAACCCGCAGGTGCAGGCGGCGTATCTGGGGGCTTGA